In Alphaproteobacteria bacterium US3C007, one genomic interval encodes:
- a CDS encoding ureidoglycolate lyase, producing MSQEIVTQPLTSTAFAPFGDILEAKGTADKIINQGLCGRFHDLARLNFSDGRAGISLFNATPRTLPYQLTMMERHPEGSQAFIPMSMNRFLIIVASDKNNRPGRPLAFLSDPGQAINFHRNIWHGVLTPLEDPGLFAVVDRIGSGENLEEIFFDIPYIVVPQGS from the coding sequence ATGAGCCAAGAGATCGTCACCCAGCCCCTTACTTCCACCGCGTTTGCTCCATTTGGCGATATTTTAGAGGCAAAGGGCACAGCCGATAAAATCATCAATCAGGGCCTTTGCGGGCGATTTCATGATTTGGCGCGTTTGAATTTTTCCGATGGTAGGGCAGGCATAAGCCTCTTTAACGCCACGCCGCGCACCCTACCCTATCAATTAACGATGATGGAACGCCACCCTGAAGGCTCACAAGCTTTTATTCCGATGAGCATGAATCGCTTTCTAATTATCGTGGCTTCAGACAAAAACAACCGCCCCGGCAGGCCCCTTGCCTTCCTGTCAGATCCCGGTCAAGCGATCAATTTCCATCGTAATATTTGGCATGGAGTGTTGACCCCGCTAGAGGATCCTGGGCTGTTTGCAGTGGTAGATCGGATCGGATCAGGAGAAAATCTAGAAGAGATTTTCTTTGACATACCATATATAGTTGTACCACAAGGTTCCTAA
- a CDS encoding nucleobase:cation symporter-2 family protein — protein MTSTSNNSYSDPNITPPLGQALPLGLQHVLAMFASNVTPAIIVAGAAGLGFGSPEQIYLIQMAMLFAGIATLFQTIGIGPVGARLPIMQGTSFAFVGVLAGLAATQGLSVALTSCIIAGLIHFALGSVISSIRSWFPPLVTGLVILAIGLYLIPVGIKYAAGGAADFQMTADSFGSLKHWSVALTVIIVALLVKFRTSGALSNAAILIGLLAGYALAYMLGMVSFGGVAKASMITNLQVMPYGFEFNLGAVIAVTLISIVSAVETVGDASATTKAGAGRTATDEEISGATYADGLGTAVAGVFGGLPNTSFSQNVGIVGMTGVMSRHVVTIAGIILVLAGLLPKIGAIIASMPMPVLGGGVIVMFGMVAAAGMNVLSEVKMTRRNMIIIAISLTAGLGLNLVPSAVQYLPGVWKTLATSAVAPTAFLAIVLNLLIPEED, from the coding sequence ATGACATCGACATCGAATAACAGCTACAGCGATCCGAATATAACGCCGCCGCTGGGGCAAGCATTGCCGCTTGGCCTGCAGCACGTATTGGCAATGTTTGCCTCAAATGTCACACCCGCGATTATTGTCGCCGGTGCCGCAGGGCTTGGTTTTGGCAGTCCAGAGCAAATCTATCTGATCCAAATGGCGATGCTTTTCGCGGGTATTGCAACACTGTTTCAAACCATTGGCATTGGCCCAGTTGGGGCGCGTCTGCCGATCATGCAAGGCACAAGCTTTGCCTTTGTCGGCGTGCTTGCTGGGCTGGCAGCCACGCAAGGGTTAAGCGTTGCGCTTACCTCATGCATCATCGCAGGCCTGATCCATTTTGCGCTTGGCTCGGTGATCAGCAGCATTCGCAGTTGGTTCCCACCTTTGGTCACCGGCTTGGTGATTTTGGCAATTGGCCTTTATCTTATCCCTGTGGGGATTAAATACGCCGCTGGCGGCGCCGCAGACTTCCAGATGACAGCAGACAGCTTTGGTTCGCTGAAACATTGGTCGGTCGCACTGACTGTGATCATCGTGGCGCTTTTGGTTAAATTCCGCACCTCGGGCGCATTATCCAATGCAGCAATCTTAATTGGCTTGCTGGCCGGCTATGCGCTGGCCTATATGCTTGGCATGGTGTCCTTTGGCGGCGTGGCCAAAGCCAGCATGATCACCAACTTGCAAGTCATGCCTTACGGGTTCGAGTTTAATCTCGGTGCGGTGATCGCGGTAACCTTGATCTCGATCGTCTCGGCGGTTGAAACAGTTGGCGATGCCTCGGCCACAACCAAAGCCGGCGCCGGGCGCACGGCAACAGATGAAGAAATTTCTGGCGCAACCTATGCGGATGGTCTGGGCACGGCGGTTGCCGGGGTCTTTGGCGGCTTGCCAAACACCTCTTTTAGCCAGAATGTAGGGATTGTTGGCATGACCGGCGTGATGAGCCGGCACGTGGTCACGATTGCTGGGATTATCCTGGTCTTGGCCGGCTTGCTGCCAAAAATCGGAGCCATAATCGCCTCGATGCCAATGCCAGTTTTGGGCGGCGGAGTGATTGTGATGTTCGGGATGGTAGCGGCTGCGGGAATGAACGTGTTGTCTGAGGTGAAAATGACCCGCCGCAACATGATCATCATCGCCATATCACTGACGGCTGGTTTGGGGCTGAACTTGGTTCCAAGCGCGGTTCAGTATTTGCCGGGCGTTTGGAAAACACTGGCCACCTCTGCCGTTGCACCAACCGCTTTCTTGGCGATTGTGCTGAACCTGCTGATACCAGAAGAGGATTAA
- a CDS encoding 3-hydroxyacyl-CoA dehydrogenase NAD-binding domain-containing protein, with translation MYENGITLLGGGLIGASWAALFLSKGARVTVYEPKASAEDEITAYIKTAWADLAKLSPLSAAVPWAQLSITTNLKTACQNPDWVQENAPDRLDLKQKLLKEVEAYLPADTPIASSTTALLPSALQEKMRYPERLLVGHPFNPPHLIPLVEVAGGARSDPALLQQARQFYEHFEREVIVLKKEAIGHVANRLNAALYREVVNIVADDIASVEDVDRAMVHGPGLRWAFLGPNLVYHLGGGAGGYAQYLQHLGPSQEARWRDLGTPELSSDIKDKLVNGLESSLNEASPAQLRAQRDAALVALLQLKKQLRPPSENA, from the coding sequence ATGTATGAAAACGGCATCACGCTTCTGGGCGGAGGTTTAATAGGAGCCAGCTGGGCTGCGCTTTTCCTAAGCAAAGGCGCTCGCGTTACGGTTTATGAGCCCAAAGCATCTGCCGAAGACGAGATCACCGCCTATATAAAAACCGCCTGGGCAGATTTGGCGAAACTCAGCCCGCTTAGCGCTGCAGTGCCTTGGGCGCAGCTGTCAATAACCACAAACTTAAAAACCGCCTGTCAAAACCCCGATTGGGTTCAGGAAAACGCACCAGACCGACTTGATCTAAAGCAAAAGCTGTTGAAAGAGGTTGAAGCCTACCTTCCCGCTGATACCCCGATCGCCTCGTCAACAACCGCGCTGCTGCCCAGCGCTCTTCAAGAGAAAATGCGATATCCCGAGCGGCTTTTGGTTGGCCACCCGTTCAACCCGCCCCATTTGATACCCTTGGTTGAAGTGGCGGGCGGTGCGCGAAGCGATCCGGCGCTTCTGCAGCAGGCTCGGCAATTTTATGAGCATTTCGAGCGCGAAGTGATTGTGTTGAAAAAAGAAGCCATCGGACATGTTGCCAACCGCCTCAACGCGGCGCTTTATCGCGAAGTGGTGAATATCGTGGCCGATGATATCGCCAGCGTTGAGGATGTTGACCGGGCGATGGTGCACGGGCCCGGCTTACGCTGGGCATTTTTAGGGCCCAATCTGGTTTATCATCTGGGAGGTGGCGCGGGCGGCTATGCCCAATATCTGCAACATCTGGGGCCCAGCCAAGAAGCCCGCTGGCGCGACCTTGGAACGCCAGAGCTGTCCAGCGACATTAAAGACAAACTGGTGAACGGGCTCGAAAGCAGCCTAAACGAAGCCTCGCCTGCACAATTAAGAGCCCAGCGCGATGCCGCTTTGGTGGCGCTGCTGCAACTTAAGAAACAGCTTCGGCCCCCTTCTGAAAACGCATAA
- the puuE gene encoding allantoinase PuuE, producing the protein MNRYTRDMRGYGATPPHANWPNKAKIAVQFVINYEEGGENCLLHGDTASEAFLSEIVGAAQWQGQRHWNMESLYDYGARAGFWRVHRLFTEQQIPATVYGVATALARNPEQMRAMQSAEWEIASHGLKWVEHKDMPHAEEQAQIAEAVRLHTEVVGERPRGWYTGRCSMNTVDLVAAQGGFDYISDEYADDLPYWRKINGHDQLIIPYTLDANDMRFAAPQGFNSGDQFYSYLKDSFDALYAEGSAGAPKMMSIGLHCRLIGRPGRIMALRRFMDYAKSHEDVWFARRIEIAEHWAKHHPPQPFERPSSMQKDQFIEQYGGVFEHSAWIAEGAFDLELGPAHDSAIGLHNALARIFRSASGEARLGVLRAHPDLAGKLAQADRLTAESTSEQASVGLDALTEAEHAEFTQLNAAYVKKHGFPFIIAVRDFSKAEILSAFQTRLAHDSADEFETACRQVERIAELRLQQLLP; encoded by the coding sequence ATGAACCGCTATACACGCGACATGCGCGGATACGGCGCCACCCCGCCCCATGCGAACTGGCCAAATAAGGCGAAGATTGCGGTGCAATTCGTGATCAATTACGAAGAGGGTGGCGAAAACTGCCTATTGCATGGCGATACAGCTTCGGAAGCGTTTCTGTCAGAGATCGTTGGGGCGGCGCAATGGCAAGGGCAACGCCATTGGAATATGGAAAGCCTTTATGATTATGGCGCACGGGCCGGATTCTGGCGCGTGCACCGGCTGTTTACCGAACAGCAGATCCCAGCAACGGTCTATGGCGTTGCCACAGCTTTGGCGCGCAATCCCGAGCAAATGCGGGCGATGCAAAGCGCAGAGTGGGAAATTGCCAGCCATGGCTTAAAATGGGTCGAGCATAAAGACATGCCGCATGCAGAAGAACAGGCGCAAATCGCCGAGGCTGTGCGGCTGCACACTGAAGTGGTGGGCGAGCGGCCGCGCGGCTGGTATACGGGGCGCTGCTCAATGAACACAGTAGACCTTGTGGCTGCGCAAGGCGGGTTTGATTATATTTCGGATGAATATGCGGATGATCTGCCTTATTGGCGCAAGATTAACGGGCATGATCAGCTGATTATTCCCTATACGTTAGATGCCAATGATATGCGCTTTGCCGCCCCCCAAGGGTTTAATTCAGGTGATCAGTTTTACAGCTATTTGAAAGATAGTTTTGATGCGCTTTACGCCGAAGGAAGCGCAGGCGCTCCCAAAATGATGTCAATCGGGCTGCATTGCCGGCTGATCGGACGCCCGGGGCGCATTATGGCGCTGCGCCGCTTCATGGATTATGCAAAAAGCCATGAAGATGTGTGGTTTGCCCGCCGCATTGAGATCGCCGAGCACTGGGCCAAGCATCACCCCCCGCAGCCATTTGAGCGGCCCTCCTCCATGCAAAAGGATCAATTTATAGAGCAATATGGCGGAGTATTTGAACATTCGGCTTGGATCGCCGAGGGCGCGTTTGATCTGGAATTGGGGCCTGCGCATGACAGCGCGATCGGGCTGCATAACGCGCTGGCGCGGATCTTCCGATCCGCCTCTGGTGAGGCCAGACTGGGTGTTTTGCGCGCGCATCCGGATCTGGCGGGAAAACTGGCGCAGGCAGACCGTCTTACCGCCGAGTCGACCTCAGAGCAAGCCTCGGTGGGCCTTGATGCATTAACCGAGGCAGAGCATGCCGAATTTACCCAGTTAAACGCAGCCTATGTGAAAAAGCACGGTTTCCCGTTCATCATTGCCGTGCGCGATTTTAGCAAGGCGGAGATCTTATCAGCCTTTCAAACGCGGCTGGCGCATGACAGCGCGGATGAGTTTGAAACCGCGTGCCGGCAGGTCGAGCGCATTGCCGAGCTGCGTTTGCAGCAACTGTTGCCATGA
- the uraH gene encoding hydroxyisourate hydrolase gives MQGYLTTHVLDTARGCPAAGLKIELIRHVPESGPIALQTTITNADGRTDGPILPQDAFKLGSYELIFHAGAYLRAQGQIEEAAVFLDMIPIRFEMRSADHYHVPLLLSPYGYSTYRGS, from the coding sequence ATGCAAGGCTATTTGACAACCCATGTTTTGGATACCGCGCGGGGCTGCCCCGCTGCGGGACTGAAAATAGAGCTAATCCGCCATGTGCCTGAGTCTGGCCCGATCGCTTTACAAACCACAATAACAAATGCAGATGGTCGCACCGATGGGCCGATTTTACCGCAAGATGCTTTTAAATTAGGCAGTTATGAATTGATTTTTCACGCAGGCGCCTATCTGCGCGCGCAGGGGCAGATTGAGGAGGCTGCGGTTTTTCTGGACATGATTCCGATCCGATTCGAAATGCGCAGCGCCGATCATTATCACGTGCCGTTATTGCTGTCTCCTTACGGGTATTCAACCTATCGCGGCAGCTAG
- a CDS encoding error-prone DNA polymerase gives MFAELSITSNFTFLTGASHPEEYMERAALLGYPAIAIADVNSVAGIVRAHSQAQKIARQVKLRQAADIYGPAAPAQDQFYVSAAILNIPRVLPAAQLVLQSGLRATTLCQTRLGWANLCRILSKGRLRAKKGACILDLNDLLEHSGDLHLLLHPPPALHQQGGGQDWREQAHQLTRRFETRMHMLMAPAYDGQDTHRFAAIAALAHQLGLPLLASARPILHHASRRRLADVLTAIRNGKTVEQLGRSALVNAEQRLRSEAEMHRIFHAYPKALSTLPALLKTLHFSLSELRYDYPSERDGHETPDQRLRRLAYNGLAWRYPDGASQKVKTLLEHELSLIAKLAYAPYFLTVHDIVKFARDQNILCQGRGSAANSVVCYCLGVTSVSPEIGTMVFERFVSEARDEPPDIDVDFEHERREEVIQYIYQRYGRHRAGLCATVVHYRGKRAIREVGSAMGLSQDTLALIASQLWGFFSSEGPSAERLRDIGLDPSDRRLRQTLALIEEIIGFPRHLSQHVGGFVITEGRLDELVPIENASMEDRTVICWDKDDIDALGILKVDVLSLGMLSCLRRSFELIRQHLGQDYTLASLPPEDPKTYQMLCKADSIGVFQVESRAQMNFLPRMQPRCFYDLVIEVAIVRPGPIQGDMVHPYLRRRNKEETVEFPSDALGDVLGKTLGVPLFQEQAMQIAIIGAGFSPDEADQLRRALATFKKHGNVGALKSRFLNGMRQNGYEAEFAERCFSQIEGFGSYGFPESHAASFALLVYASAWIKCHHPGIFACALLNSQPMGFYAPAQIIRDAQNHDVAIRPICINTSHWENKLEPDGRGGLALRLGFRQIKGLREEEAGWIAAARGNGYQSIEDIWRRAGTPPHVLTRLAEADVFASLGLSRRAALWQAKAITAPNQLPLFAHDMDGEAIQEPAANLPKMGLGEEVVEDYIATRFSLKAHPVALIRPLLTPECTENN, from the coding sequence ATGTTCGCGGAACTCTCGATAACATCCAATTTCACCTTCCTCACCGGAGCCTCGCATCCCGAAGAATATATGGAGCGGGCGGCTTTGCTCGGCTATCCGGCAATCGCCATTGCCGATGTCAATTCGGTTGCAGGCATCGTGCGCGCGCATAGCCAAGCGCAAAAAATTGCACGCCAAGTCAAACTCAGACAAGCGGCGGATATTTACGGGCCAGCGGCACCGGCTCAGGATCAATTCTACGTTTCGGCAGCCATTTTAAATATACCGCGCGTATTGCCCGCCGCGCAATTGGTGCTGCAAAGCGGATTGCGCGCGACCACGCTTTGCCAAACCCGCCTTGGCTGGGCAAATTTATGCCGGATATTATCAAAGGGCCGATTGCGGGCAAAAAAGGGAGCCTGCATTTTGGATTTAAACGATCTGCTAGAACATAGCGGCGATCTCCATCTGCTGCTGCATCCGCCACCAGCGCTTCACCAGCAAGGCGGCGGGCAAGACTGGCGGGAACAAGCGCATCAGCTGACCCGTCGCTTTGAAACCAGAATGCATATGCTCATGGCGCCGGCCTATGACGGGCAAGATACGCATCGTTTTGCGGCCATCGCCGCCCTCGCCCACCAGTTAGGCCTGCCGCTTTTGGCCAGTGCCCGACCGATTTTGCACCATGCAAGCCGGCGCCGGCTGGCCGATGTTTTAACCGCTATTCGCAACGGTAAAACAGTCGAACAGCTGGGGCGTTCGGCCCTCGTCAATGCCGAGCAGCGGCTGCGCTCCGAAGCTGAAATGCACCGAATATTCCACGCTTATCCAAAGGCACTTTCCACCTTGCCTGCGCTTTTGAAAACCCTGCATTTTTCCCTTTCAGAGCTGCGCTATGATTACCCCTCAGAGCGCGATGGCCATGAAACCCCCGATCAACGCTTGCGTCGTTTGGCCTATAATGGTTTGGCCTGGCGCTATCCAGATGGCGCCTCGCAGAAAGTAAAAACACTGCTTGAGCATGAACTTAGCTTGATCGCAAAATTGGCCTATGCGCCGTATTTTCTCACCGTACATGATATTGTAAAATTTGCCCGCGACCAAAATATCCTCTGCCAAGGGCGCGGCTCTGCGGCCAATTCCGTGGTGTGCTATTGTTTGGGCGTTACCTCGGTCAGCCCGGAAATTGGCACGATGGTGTTTGAGCGTTTTGTCTCGGAAGCCCGCGACGAGCCCCCCGATATTGATGTTGATTTCGAACATGAGCGGCGCGAAGAGGTGATCCAATATATTTACCAACGCTATGGCCGCCACCGCGCTGGGCTTTGCGCCACGGTGGTCCATTACCGCGGCAAACGCGCCATTCGCGAAGTTGGCAGCGCAATGGGGCTCAGCCAAGATACGCTGGCTCTGATCGCCTCCCAATTATGGGGTTTTTTCAGCAGCGAAGGACCAAGTGCGGAGCGGTTGCGCGACATCGGGCTTGATCCCAGCGACCGCCGATTGCGTCAAACTTTGGCCTTGATCGAAGAGATTATCGGGTTTCCACGCCATCTCAGCCAGCATGTGGGCGGGTTTGTGATCACCGAAGGGCGGCTGGATGAATTGGTGCCGATTGAAAATGCCAGTATGGAGGATCGCACCGTCATTTGCTGGGATAAGGATGATATTGATGCGTTGGGGATTTTAAAAGTGGATGTGCTGAGCCTGGGCATGCTCAGCTGTCTGCGCCGGTCATTTGAATTGATCCGGCAACATTTGGGCCAAGACTATACGCTGGCCAGCCTGCCGCCCGAGGATCCCAAAACCTATCAAATGCTCTGTAAAGCCGATAGTATTGGCGTGTTCCAAGTGGAAAGCCGCGCGCAGATGAACTTTTTGCCACGGATGCAACCCCGCTGTTTTTATGATTTGGTGATCGAAGTGGCGATTGTGCGGCCAGGCCCCATTCAGGGGGATATGGTGCATCCTTATCTGCGCCGGCGTAACAAAGAGGAAACCGTTGAATTTCCCTCGGATGCATTGGGGGATGTGCTTGGCAAAACGCTTGGCGTGCCGCTGTTTCAAGAGCAGGCGATGCAAATCGCGATTATCGGGGCGGGGTTTAGCCCCGATGAGGCCGATCAACTGCGCCGCGCATTGGCCACGTTTAAAAAGCACGGCAATGTCGGCGCGTTAAAAAGCCGGTTTTTAAATGGTATGCGCCAAAATGGCTATGAAGCCGAATTTGCCGAGCGCTGCTTTTCTCAAATCGAAGGCTTTGGCAGTTATGGATTTCCCGAAAGCCATGCTGCCAGCTTTGCGCTGCTGGTCTATGCCAGCGCTTGGATAAAATGCCACCATCCAGGGATTTTTGCCTGCGCGCTTTTGAATTCGCAGCCCATGGGATTTTATGCACCAGCTCAAATCATTCGTGATGCCCAAAATCATGATGTGGCGATCCGGCCTATTTGTATCAATACCAGCCATTGGGAAAATAAGCTGGAGCCGGATGGGCGTGGCGGTCTGGCTTTGCGGCTTGGCTTTCGCCAAATCAAAGGGCTGCGCGAAGAAGAGGCCGGCTGGATCGCCGCCGCGCGAGGCAATGGCTATCAATCTATCGAAGATATCTGGCGCCGCGCCGGCACCCCTCCACACGTCTTGACGCGCTTGGCCGAAGCCGATGTTTTTGCATCTTTAGGCCTCTCACGCCGCGCGGCGCTTTGGCAGGCAAAAGCCATCACAGCCCCCAATCAATTACCGCTTTTTGCGCATGATATGGATGGTGAAGCGATCCAAGAACCGGCTGCCAATCTGCCTAAGATGGGGCTGGGGGAAGAGGTGGTAGAAGATTATATTGCCACACGCTTCAGCCTAAAGGCCCATCCCGTTGCGCTGATCCGTCCGCTTCTTACCCCAGAATGCACAGAAAACAATTGA
- a CDS encoding DUF2794 domain-containing protein, producing MNSITAFPQERSSETVSFQRLELNIILSLYGRMVAAGEWRDYGISALRDVAIFSVFRRTAEHPLYRIEKRPKLRQRQGQYAVIGMDGQILKRGHDLATVLRVLERKLIRAVD from the coding sequence ATGAACAGTATCACCGCCTTCCCGCAGGAGCGATCCAGCGAAACCGTATCCTTTCAACGTTTAGAGCTAAACATCATCTTATCGCTTTATGGGCGTATGGTGGCGGCTGGCGAATGGCGTGATTATGGCATTTCCGCGCTGCGCGATGTGGCGATTTTTTCGGTGTTTCGCAGAACCGCAGAGCATCCGCTCTACCGAATTGAAAAACGCCCAAAGCTGCGCCAGCGGCAGGGCCAATATGCGGTGATTGGCATGGATGGTCAGATTTTGAAACGCGGCCATGATCTGGCAACCGTTTTGCGCGTGCTCGAGCGCAAATTAATCCGGGCTGTGGATTGA
- a CDS encoding urate hydroxylase PuuD: MYELFLIWDWFEFALRWLHVITAIAWIGSSFYFIALDLGLRKAPDLPAGAHGEEWQVHGGGFYHVRKYLVAPSDMPAHLTWFKWESYATWLSGAALLMVVYWAGAELYLIDLAKAELSVLQAILISAGSLAVGWVIYDALCKSRLGNTPTALMVLLFILLVAMAWGYDKVFTGRAALLHLGAFTATIMSANVFFIIMPNQRIVVADLQAGRSPDAKYGKIAKLRSTHNNYLTLPVIFLMLSNHYPLAFASQYNWLIAGLVFLMGVTIRHYFNTRHARAGNPTWTWPATVILFICVIWLSGLPLWQDEDLDSRVMSEQQTLFANADGYAAVHDIVVGRCSMCHAREPVYDGIRRAPKQVYLETEFDITAEARAVFLQSAASHAMPPANVTWMEEGERAQIRRWFRNATEHMPLRVALQ; encoded by the coding sequence ATGTATGAGCTGTTTCTAATCTGGGATTGGTTTGAATTTGCCCTGCGCTGGTTGCATGTGATCACGGCGATTGCATGGATTGGCTCTTCGTTTTACTTTATCGCGCTTGATTTAGGGCTGCGCAAAGCACCTGATTTGCCCGCAGGCGCGCATGGCGAAGAATGGCAAGTGCATGGCGGTGGCTTTTACCATGTGCGCAAATATTTGGTGGCCCCCAGCGATATGCCCGCGCATTTAACCTGGTTCAAATGGGAAAGCTACGCGACTTGGCTATCGGGCGCGGCGTTGCTGATGGTGGTTTATTGGGCAGGTGCTGAGCTGTATCTGATTGATTTGGCAAAAGCGGAACTCAGCGTTTTACAGGCTATTTTGATTTCGGCTGGATCCTTGGCTGTGGGCTGGGTTATTTACGATGCTTTATGCAAATCACGGCTTGGAAATACCCCAACAGCTTTGATGGTTTTACTATTCATTCTATTGGTGGCGATGGCTTGGGGCTATGATAAGGTCTTTACTGGCCGCGCAGCTTTGCTGCATTTGGGCGCCTTCACTGCCACCATCATGTCTGCCAATGTGTTTTTTATAATTATGCCAAATCAACGCATTGTGGTGGCAGATCTGCAGGCGGGGCGCAGCCCCGATGCGAAATATGGTAAAATCGCCAAGCTGCGATCGACCCATAATAATTATCTAACTTTGCCGGTGATTTTTTTGATGTTGAGCAATCATTATCCGCTGGCTTTTGCCAGCCAGTATAATTGGTTGATAGCGGGTTTGGTGTTTTTGATGGGGGTCACTATTCGCCATTATTTTAACACGCGCCATGCGCGCGCGGGGAACCCAACTTGGACATGGCCGGCCACCGTTATTTTGTTTATTTGCGTGATTTGGCTGTCAGGGCTGCCGCTTTGGCAAGACGAAGATTTGGACAGTCGGGTGATGTCTGAACAGCAAACCCTGTTTGCCAATGCTGACGGGTATGCGGCGGTTCATGATATCGTGGTGGGGCGCTGTTCGATGTGCCATGCGCGCGAGCCGGTTTATGACGGAATCCGCCGCGCACCCAAACAGGTATATTTGGAAACCGAATTTGACATCACGGCAGAGGCCAGGGCCGTGTTTTTGCAATCGGCGGCCAGTCACGCGATGCCCCCGGCGAATGTCACATGGATGGAAGAGGGCGAACGAGCACAAATTCGGCGCTGGTTTCGAAACGCCACCGAGCACATGCCGTTGCGTGTCGCGCTGCAGTAA
- the dapA gene encoding 4-hydroxy-tetrahydrodipicolinate synthase produces the protein MLQGSMPALITPFKNGAVDLEGLKALVAWHIAEGSHGLVPVGTTGESPTLSHEEHEAVVSAVVEAAAGRIPIVAGAGSNNTAESLRFMHHAKDVGASAALVVTPYYNKPTQEGLIAHFKTLHDSCDLPIVIYNIPGRSVVDMSPETMGVLAKLPRIIGVKDATGDLARVCEQRITCGPDFLQISGEDATAHGFNAQGGIGCISVTANVAPALCAQLQEACLAGDYAAALTIQDRLMPLHQAIFTEPGLVGAKYGLSLLGRCEDSVRLPLTPLSDATKALIKQAMQHAGLLS, from the coding sequence ATGTTACAAGGATCTATGCCCGCTTTAATCACGCCCTTCAAAAATGGTGCCGTGGATCTTGAGGGTTTGAAAGCATTGGTTGCGTGGCATATTGCTGAGGGAAGCCATGGTTTGGTGCCGGTAGGCACAACCGGAGAAAGCCCCACCTTAAGCCATGAAGAACATGAAGCAGTGGTCAGCGCGGTTGTCGAGGCCGCGGCTGGGCGCATTCCGATTGTGGCCGGCGCGGGCTCGAACAATACCGCCGAATCGCTGCGGTTTATGCATCACGCCAAAGACGTAGGCGCAAGCGCCGCTTTGGTGGTGACGCCCTATTACAACAAGCCCACGCAAGAGGGGCTCATCGCGCATTTCAAAACATTGCATGATTCCTGCGATCTGCCGATTGTGATTTATAACATACCGGGCCGCTCAGTGGTGGATATGTCACCCGAAACGATGGGTGTATTGGCCAAGCTGCCGCGTATTATCGGCGTCAAGGACGCAACGGGGGATTTGGCACGCGTCTGCGAACAGCGCATCACATGCGGGCCGGATTTTCTGCAGATCTCGGGCGAGGATGCAACCGCGCATGGGTTCAACGCGCAGGGTGGTATTGGGTGTATTTCGGTTACAGCGAATGTTGCGCCCGCGCTGTGCGCGCAGTTACAAGAGGCCTGTTTGGCAGGAGATTATGCCGCTGCCTTAACCATCCAAGACAGGCTAATGCCGCTGCACCAGGCGATTTTCACCGAACCCGGTTTGGTTGGAGCGAAATACGGCTTATCGCTTCTGGGCCGCTGCGAAGATAGCGTGCGCTTGCCGCTTACCCCACTGAGTGATGCAACAAAAGCGCTAATCAAGCAGGCAATGCAGCATGCGGGGCTGCTGAGCTAG